One Myxococcales bacterium genomic window, GCCGTCCGTTCCAGCATTTCATATTGGCCGGTACGGAAGTACATTTCGCCGCAGCACAGCGCCAACGATCCGCGAATGTTCTGGTCGGCCAGAAGCCGTGTGCGCGTCAGGTACGGCGAGGTGATGACGTTACAGCCCGGATAAAAAATTTCGTCGCACGGCGTTTCGTTGTCCCACGAGGCCACCAAGGCCCGCTCGTCGGCCGGCAGATTGTTCACGACATGCGTGCGGAAATTGTTCGGCTGATCGGGCGTGAAATAAGCGGCGCGCGCCGGGAAACCCTCGCGCAAACCGATTTCATGCCAGGCGTCGAGCATCGCGCGGCCCGGATTTGCGCCGTGCGGACAGACGAAGTTGCACGCCAGACAGCTCTGACACCGCGACAGAATACGACGGCTGGGACGCCCGTCGCGCCGGCGCGCCGCTTCCTCGCGGGCGGCCTTGGGCGACAAACGCAGGACCGGGCACTGCCGCAGGCATTCGCCGCAGGCGACGCATCGTTCGGCGAAAAACGGTTCGCAGGGATTCATTCGAGGCTTTTGTCTTTTCGTTTTCGTCCTGATCGAAGCAAAGCAGAAAAACCAATACCGAAAAAACGCGATAATATGAAGTGGAGCTTTGGAAATTCTGTTTTTTCTTTCATCCCGGCTTTTACTGGATCAAAGTCATCCGGAAATATTGTGTTTTTATCGTAGATTGCTCCTGATAATAGAGCACGTTTAAGATTACTACGCTTTAAATTCGCCCCCCGGAAAT contains:
- a CDS encoding pentapeptide repeat-containing protein encodes the protein MLLILTSNLDAVQGKEYIFLILLLVFIISYHFIHIREIKKELCLPYIRLQEMIINNYNKDLHDPKQNVVDLRQADFRGANLKRSNLKRALLSGAIYDKNTIFPDDFDPVKAGMKEKTEFPKLHFILSRFFGIGFSALLRSGRKRKDKSLE